A part of Acidimicrobiales bacterium genomic DNA contains:
- a CDS encoding V-type ATP synthase subunit B, translating to MEFGDVVRVQGPLLVVRGVAQVGWDEVAEIHHGAGETRHGVVLDVDGDVAVVQVLEGTDGLAVAATRVAFGGTPLRVPVGDGWLGRVCDGRGEPIDGGPPVTGERWADVNGAPLNPTARETPAEPILTGVAVIDALTTLVRGQKLPVFSVGGLPHLELACQIAAQAHAGDEPFSVVFAGMGITHADAAAVRDALETRAEAEELALFLNTADDPVIERILTPRLALTVAEDLAFTGGRHVLVVMADMTAYCEAVRQVAAARGEIPGRRAYPGYLYSDLASLYERSGRVRGQRGSVTEVPVLTMPAGDITHPVPDLTGYITEGQVVLSPHLHAAGVYPPVDPLSSLSRLMRRGAGPGRTRADHLDLAAQLVALLARARDVQDLTELLGDTSLSETERSYLELADAFSRRFVSQRRDEALTLDATLERGWAVASMLPRRELTMLSDDLLDAHLPPGSRGDEARRGIGPT from the coding sequence ATCGAGTTCGGCGACGTGGTGCGCGTCCAGGGGCCGCTGCTCGTGGTGCGCGGCGTGGCGCAGGTCGGGTGGGACGAGGTGGCCGAGATCCACCACGGCGCCGGCGAGACGCGCCACGGCGTGGTGCTCGACGTGGACGGCGACGTGGCGGTGGTGCAAGTGCTCGAGGGCACCGACGGTCTGGCCGTGGCCGCGACCCGCGTGGCCTTCGGCGGCACCCCCCTCCGGGTCCCGGTCGGCGACGGGTGGCTGGGCCGGGTGTGCGACGGCCGGGGCGAGCCGATCGACGGCGGGCCCCCCGTCACCGGCGAGCGGTGGGCCGACGTGAACGGGGCGCCGCTCAACCCCACCGCTCGCGAGACGCCGGCCGAGCCGATCCTCACCGGCGTGGCCGTCATCGACGCCCTCACGACCCTGGTGCGCGGCCAGAAGCTGCCCGTGTTCTCGGTGGGCGGGCTGCCGCACCTCGAGCTGGCCTGCCAGATCGCCGCCCAGGCCCACGCCGGCGACGAACCGTTCTCGGTGGTGTTCGCAGGGATGGGCATCACCCACGCCGACGCCGCGGCGGTGCGCGACGCTCTGGAGACCCGGGCCGAGGCCGAGGAGCTCGCCCTGTTCCTCAACACGGCCGACGACCCGGTGATCGAACGGATCCTCACGCCCCGGCTGGCCCTGACGGTCGCCGAGGACCTGGCCTTCACCGGCGGTCGCCACGTCCTGGTGGTCATGGCCGACATGACCGCCTACTGCGAGGCCGTCCGCCAGGTCGCGGCGGCGCGCGGGGAGATCCCCGGCCGGCGCGCCTACCCGGGCTACCTCTACAGCGACCTGGCCTCGCTCTACGAGCGGTCCGGCCGGGTCCGCGGCCAGCGCGGCTCGGTCACCGAGGTGCCCGTGCTCACCATGCCGGCCGGCGACATCACCCACCCGGTGCCCGACCTCACCGGCTACATCACCGAGGGCCAGGTGGTCCTCTCCCCCCACCTGCACGCAGCCGGCGTGTACCCGCCGGTCGACCCCCTGTCGTCGCTGTCGCGGCTGATGCGACGCGGCGCCGGGCCCGGCCGGACGCGCGCCGATCACCTCGACCTGGCGGCCCAGCTGGTGGCCCTGCTGGCCAGGGCCCGGGACGTGCAGGACCTCACCGAGCTGCTGGGCGACACCTCCCTGTCGGAGACCGAGCGCAGCTACCTCGAGCTGGCGGATGCCTTCTCGCGCCGCTTCGTGTCCCAACGGCGCGACGAGGCCCTCACCCTCGACGCGACCCTCGAACGGGGGTGGGCGGTGGCGTCGATGCTGCCCCGCCGGGAGCTCACGATGCTGAGCGACGACCTCCTCGACGCCCACCTCCCGCCCGGGAGTCGCGGCGA
- a CDS encoding V-type ATP synthase subunit A: MTGRPADGAPTLVRRVNGPLVDVDGLPGEAGLFDLVAVGRAGLTGEVVALRPDRARVQVHEYTGGLRPGDPVRWLARPLSAPLGPGLLGGVFDGLLRPLSGGPRWLRPGAAGHGAAPRSWAFTPAAHAGDDVGAGTVLGTVPETVALAHPIVVPPGTSGRLEWIHPAGEVTSDEHVAVVAGADVPLVGSWPVRVPRPYRRRLDAAVPLVTGQRVLDLLEPVAKGSNAAVIGGFGTGKTMLLQQIAKWCDADVIVYVGCGERGNELSDTIDDLGRLEDPRTGRRLAERTVIVGNTSNMPVMAREASIHTGMTVAEYYRDLGYDAVVIADSTSRWAEALREYASRAGELPAEEGYPAGLASALAAFYERAGRVETLGGAEASVTLVASVSPPGGDLTEPVSAHTQRFVRCLWALDRDLAYARHYPAVTWRSSFSRDAAALGGWHAQHGDPGWARRRARLEAVLAEADRLESVAELVGLSALPGRERVVLLTARLVREAVLQQNGLSATDAHCSPGKQAALADAVLAVHDRCQELVAAAVPASIIEETDLGPLIRARDAVGPDDAAGVVAVADGVLAALEARR; encoded by the coding sequence CTGACGGGCCGCCCCGCGGATGGCGCCCCCACCCTGGTCCGGCGCGTCAACGGGCCGCTCGTCGACGTCGACGGGCTCCCCGGGGAGGCCGGGCTGTTCGACCTGGTCGCGGTGGGCCGGGCCGGCCTGACCGGTGAGGTGGTGGCCCTGCGCCCCGACCGGGCGAGGGTGCAGGTGCACGAGTACACGGGAGGGTTGCGCCCCGGCGACCCCGTGCGCTGGCTGGCCCGGCCGCTGTCGGCGCCGCTCGGGCCCGGGCTGCTGGGCGGGGTGTTCGACGGGCTCCTGCGACCGCTGAGCGGCGGCCCCCGCTGGCTGCGGCCCGGCGCCGCCGGTCACGGCGCGGCACCCCGCTCCTGGGCGTTCACCCCGGCGGCGCACGCCGGCGACGACGTCGGCGCCGGGACCGTGCTCGGCACCGTGCCCGAGACGGTGGCGCTGGCCCACCCGATCGTCGTCCCGCCCGGCACCTCCGGTCGCCTGGAGTGGATCCACCCGGCGGGCGAGGTCACCTCCGACGAGCACGTCGCCGTCGTGGCCGGTGCCGACGTGCCCCTGGTGGGGTCGTGGCCGGTGCGGGTCCCGCGCCCCTACCGCCGCCGGCTGGACGCCGCGGTCCCGCTGGTGACCGGTCAGCGGGTGCTCGACCTGCTCGAGCCAGTCGCCAAGGGCAGCAACGCGGCCGTGATCGGGGGGTTCGGGACCGGCAAGACGATGCTGCTCCAGCAGATCGCCAAGTGGTGCGACGCCGACGTGATCGTCTACGTGGGCTGCGGCGAGCGGGGCAACGAGCTCTCCGACACCATCGACGACCTCGGGCGGCTGGAGGACCCCCGCACCGGCCGCCGCCTGGCGGAGCGGACGGTGATCGTCGGGAACACCTCGAACATGCCGGTGATGGCCCGCGAGGCGTCGATCCACACTGGGATGACGGTCGCCGAGTACTACCGGGACCTCGGCTACGACGCCGTGGTGATCGCCGACTCCACCTCCCGGTGGGCCGAGGCGCTGCGCGAGTACGCGTCGCGCGCCGGCGAGCTGCCCGCCGAGGAGGGCTACCCGGCGGGGCTCGCCTCCGCCCTGGCCGCCTTCTACGAGCGGGCCGGCCGGGTGGAGACGCTCGGCGGCGCCGAGGCGTCGGTGACCCTGGTGGCGTCGGTGTCGCCGCCCGGCGGCGACCTCACCGAGCCGGTGAGCGCGCACACCCAGCGGTTCGTGCGGTGCCTCTGGGCCCTCGACCGCGACCTCGCCTACGCCCGCCACTACCCGGCCGTGACGTGGCGCTCGTCGTTCTCCCGCGACGCGGCGGCGCTGGGGGGCTGGCATGCGCAGCACGGCGACCCCGGCTGGGCCCGGCGGCGGGCCCGCCTCGAGGCGGTGCTGGCCGAGGCCGACCGCCTGGAGTCGGTCGCCGAGCTGGTGGGCCTGAGCGCCCTGCCCGGCCGGGAGCGAGTGGTGCTGCTCACGGCCCGGCTGGTGCGGGAGGCGGTGCTGCAGCAGAACGGCCTCAGCGCCACCGACGCCCACTGCTCCCCCGGCAAGCAGGCCGCGCTGGCCGACGCGGTCCTGGCGGTCCACGACCGCTGCCAGGAGCTGGTGGCCGCCGCGGTGCCGGCCTCGATCATCGAGGAGACCGACCTGGGCCCGCTGATCCGGGCCCGCGACGCCGTCGGGCCCGACGACGCCGCGGGGGTCGTCGCCGTGGCCGACGGCGTGCTCGCGGCCCTGGAGGCCCGCCGGTGA
- a CDS encoding ATPase, which translates to MLSWLLALPVLVGVACATTAVLHRRPAAGLRWLRILNVALLLAGGGLLVAALLADPGAAQSDGGTTASDSAWAALLGASIAVAGSSIGAAIAVAYTGSAALAAISERPELFGRAMVIVGLAEGIAIYGLIVGVILIGKA; encoded by the coding sequence ATGTTGAGCTGGCTCCTTGCCCTGCCCGTGCTGGTCGGCGTGGCCTGCGCCACCACCGCCGTCCTGCACCGCCGGCCCGCGGCCGGGCTGCGTTGGCTCCGCATCCTGAACGTCGCCCTGCTGCTCGCCGGCGGCGGGCTGCTCGTCGCCGCCCTCTTGGCCGACCCGGGCGCCGCCCAGAGCGACGGCGGCACCACCGCGTCGGACTCGGCCTGGGCAGCCCTGCTCGGGGCCTCCATCGCGGTGGCGGGCTCCTCGATCGGCGCCGCCATCGCCGTGGCGTACACCGGCTCCGCGGCCCTCGCGGCCATCAGCGAACGACCCGAGCTGTTCGGTCGCGCCATGGTGATCGTGGGGCTGGCCGAGGGCATCGCCATCTACGGCCTGATCGTCGGCGTCATCCTGATCGGGAAGGCATGA